From the genome of Sphingobacterium sp. UGAL515B_05:
AATTTGAGTGATTGAGAAGAAGATCCTTATATAATTTTTAAAGTGTATAATAATGAGAAAATCAATAGTTTTCCTGTGTTTAGATTGGGGACTGCCTATTCGATTATTAGGGACACCGATAATTGAAGAATTCTGGAAGTCAAATGTGGAGCCACTCATGAGTCCCAATTGGGATAAGATAACAGTTCGTATGCCCACAAAAGTTGAGTGAGTAAGAATAGAAGGAGTGGGGTGGGTATTGAAACTCAAAGATCAATACACCATACAAAAAGATGAATTGTTGAATAATTATAAATTAATTAAAAAAGATTATATTTAATCTAAACTGTTATAAACAGTTTAGATTAAATATAATCTAGCGAGTTTAATGCCCTAAATCTGCGCGGACTTAATCCGGTATGTTTTTTTATAAATCTTGTTAAGGAAGCTGATGAACTGAAACCATACCGAGAGGTTAATTCCTTAATCGGAATTTCGGTAGAAGCGAGCTTTTTTGCAATTTCACTTGCTACAATTTCTTTGACGATCATGGTAGGGGAAGCTTCGTTGCAGGTAACTGTCAATCGATGCAAGGCTATTCTGGATACGTTTAACTTTTTCAGGTAGAATTGAAGATTCCAATGATTCTGAGGATATTGGTGGATGAGGTTTTTAAATTCCACTAGAATTGGGTGCTCAGCTAGCAAAGTTGGATTTTGATCCAATTGATTCAACGTTTCTTTTTGTTCTTCTATGTTGTTTTTCATGTTTTAATGTAGTCGCTTTCAATTGCTGTCCTATCCGGTATCATAGTTTGGTTAGGTGTTTAGTCAATCATATTGAATATAATCAAAGTTAGCGCTTTGATTTCGTAATGTAGTTTTCGAAATTAATGATTCGCTTTTTAAAATTATAATTTTTTGTGATGGATAGAAGTAAAACTGACGCTCAACCGACTCATGTTGGGAAAACCTGAGAACGAATAATAGATAGAAAACAGCCTACTCAAAATCTAGATTTACACTAAAATTCTGCGCGTTATTTTCTTTTGTTTTTTCGACTATTGTTTTTTGTTATATAGTGTCTTATAAATGTTATTTATATTAAATATTTAATTTATAAAAGGGGTTGTTATAACCTTAGGTTATAGTTGACTTCAGTTCAGTTTTGGTACTCAAAGAAAGTATAATCAGTTGCCAAGCAAAATAGATACAAGTTGATTTTAAAGAAGGAGGGAACTTAATAATTTCTGCATCGTAACATGCATTCCACAAAAAAGAGTAATTGTCTTGTTTTCGATAAGAAATACAATTTGATTAAATCAGGATGAATCTGTATACTTAGTTCGAATGACATCTAGCACCTATACGTGAGGATAAATAAAGCGCTTATTTGTTTTTTAAACTCACTTTCTTATAAGTAGGACATAGTTTAACTGGAAATAGCAAAAATAGGATATAAAACTACTGTAAGCTCTATTTTTGTTGCTAAAAAATTAATCGTTGTTTTACAATAAAAACATTGGAAATTATTATCTTTAGTATGGAAGTTAATTCCAATAACCACGTATTTATTTAATTAATTGAGAAAATGGGTAAATTTGAAGTAAAAACAACAAAAAATGGAGAATTCCAGTTCAATTTAAAGGCTGGAAACGGACAGGTAATTTTGAGCAGTGAAGGTTATACAACTAAAGCTAACTGTTTGAATGGCGTTGAATCTGTGAAAAAGAATGCTCAGGATGATAATAAATTTGACCGTAAAACGTCAACCAATGGTAAGCACTACTTCAATCTCAAGGCTACCAACGGCCAAATTATTGGAACTAGCGAGATGTATGAAAGTGCAAGTGGGATGGAGAATGGTATTGAGTCCGTTAAAAAGAACGCACCCGATGCTCCAGTTGAGGAAATTGCTTAACCTTACTCTGAAATTACAGATTGCTAAATATGAGTAATCTGCTGAAGTGTAGGATAGGATTTGATAGTAAAAGAGCCGCGTTTTTATTCGGCTCTTTTCGAACTATTGTTTTACTGTTGGAACCGGAATAGAAAACCAAAAACTGCTTCCCTGACCTAAAGTACTATCAACTCCAATTTGACCGTTGTGTTTTTTTATGATTTCAGAAGAGATATAGAGACCTAGTCCAAGACCTGAATAAGATTTGCCTTCATGATTGGCCCTATAATATCTATCGAAAATAAAAGGTTGTACTTCTGGATTTATACCTTCGCCTTTATCTGTGACAGTTATTTTTACATGATCCTGCTGTTGTTCAACAACAATATTGATTTCTTTCGATTCCGGAGCATACTTAACGGCATTATTCACAAAATTGACAAGAACTTGTTCTAACCGTTGTTCGTCGGCAAAGAGATCGGCATCAAGATCACCAGTCATGTTAACCTGATGGTTACCCTGCGATATAATGTTGTGACAGCTGGACGTAAGTATCTTTGATGCTTTGAAGCTTGTCTTTTCTAAATGTAGCTGGCCTTCACTGATTCGATGCATGTTAAGCAGATCATCAACAAGTGTAACAATTTTTTTGATATTGACCGCGGACTGATCAATAAGTCTCGAAATGATGTCGCTTCCTGTTTTGTCTTTGAATCGCTCCAGCAATTGAATGGTACCTTTTAGACCGGTAACCGGTGTTTTTAGTTCATGACTGGCAATACCCAAGAAGTCATCTTTTTGAGATTCGTAGTTCTTTCGTTTTGTAATATCTGCTACCACGCCGATGAGGTGGGTGGCATTACCTTCCGCGTCGTATTTCGGCAGACCCGAGGCATTGATCCAATGTAATGATCCATCTGGCCAACAGATAAGATATTCAGCATGATAAGTAGTCTTGTTTTGAATTGCCTCCTGAACTTTTCTGTAGACCATTTCGCGATGTTCAGGGACGATGCTTTGCATAAGGTCTTCGTAGTCAAATCGGTCTTTTTTACTGAGTCCGAAATTTAGTTTACAAGTTTCAGAACAGTCCATTTTCCCGGTTCTGATATCGCGATTGTAAGAACCCAGTTCACCAGCCTTTAATGCGATTTCCAACTGGTTATTGAGCGCTTCGAGATGCTCGTTTCTTTTGATACGCTCGGTAACTTCGTTGGCAATGACAATAATAGACTCTACTTCACCTTCATCATTTCTCAAAGGTTCATAGGTAAAATCGAAATAATGATCGCCTAAAATACCTTTGGATTCAAGCCTAGCGTGCACGGTGTCTCCAATATAGTTTTCGCCTGTTGTAAAGACATTATCCAATATCCCGAGATAGGGCTGCCCTTGGAGTTCGGGGAGTGCTTGCGCCAGCGACTTGCCGATGATAGTTTCGGTCTTTCGCCAAAGCTTGAGCATCATATCGTTTGCTACTTCTATGAATAAATTACGGCCAGTTAAAATCGCAAACGCTATTGGAGCCTTATCGATAAAAGACCTAAACCGACGTTCGCTCTTTTTTAGATTTTTATTTAGTAAGACTGTCAAATCATATGATTTGTTTAATTGGCTATTGGTACGATAAAGTTCGTCATTGGCAAGTTCCATCTCGTCATTAAGTTCGAGTAGGCGTTGTTGCATCGTTGCCATTGTAATATTCAGCCCTTCAAGCTCATCAATTTTATCTATTGAGGAACTCCGAAGTTCAATTTGATCCATAGCCGTTTGTGCGAGCCCTTCCAGTATCTTCCGGTCAATGTTGGTGAAAGTGCGCGGATGCTTATCGATAATACATAGCGATCCGATCATGAAGCCGTCGTGCGTAGTAAGGGGCGCGCCTGCGTAAAATTGTAAGCCGAAATCACCGATAACATTTGGGTTGGCGAGTAATATCTCTTCCCGAAGTGCATCTTCAAACACAGTTACTTTCTCGTCTAAAATAGCAAGGCTACATAGGCTTTTGCCTCGATTCATTTCTTTTGTGGCACCCATACCAATATTTGCCTTGAAATAAACAGATTCAGCATCAACTAACGATAGTAACGCAATAGGAGCATTGAATATTTGCGTGGCTAATTTAGCTATCCCATCGAAGCTTGCTTCTGAAGGGGTACCAGTAATTTTATAGCGTCTGAGCGCATTTAGTCGGTCATGTTCATTTTCAGGTAAAATATCGATTCCAAACGTATTCTCAATCATATCTGGACAGTATAAATTCTTTTTATAAAGATAAAGTATTAATTACAAAAGCGGCGACGCAAAATTTTTTCTATTTTACGCTTCAAATAATATCGACGTTCATTTTGCCGTTCAAGCTCAACTGAGATAGATTTTTTACTATTTTTATACCGAATCTATATTATTGAATATGAAAAAACTTTTTATCCTGCTACTGATGACTATTTTTTGCGAAAGCTTGTTTGCTAAACGGACAAATGAACTTAAAATCTTACAGATCAATATCTGGCAGGAAGGTACAGTAGTTCCTAAAGGTTTTACAGCTATTGCTGAAGAGATTATCGCAAAACAGGCCGATGTGGTCTTATTTAGTGAAGTTCGAAATTATAAGAATACAGATTTTATACAGCGTATATTGGTCGAACTACGTAGGAAAGGAGCAAAGTTTTTTGGAGAGTCAAATGATGAGAAGTTGGATGTAGGCTTTATTTCGAAATATCCTATAAAAGAGCAACACGCACTCTACGAAAGAAACAGTGATATGGGAGGTGTACTTAAGAGTAAGATAGAAGTCGGAAAGCGCCATTTTGTATTTTACGCTTTGCATCTCGATTATACGAATTATGCTTGCTATCTGCCGCGGGGCTATGATGGCGTAACCTGGGAGAAATTGGAGAGTCCGATTACAGATGTATTAGCGATAACTACTGCAAATCGGAAAAGCAAACGCGACGAAGCGATTCGCGATGTTATCAAAGATGTAGAAAAGGAAGACCAATTACAATCTTTCGTTATCGCTGGAGATTTCAATGAACCTTCGCATCTGGATTGGACTGATGAAACAAAAGATCTTTTTGATCATAGGGGCGCCGTGGTCCCTTGGGATTGTTCAGTGCTTCTACAGCGAGCCGGATTCATGGACAGTTTTCGTCAAAAGTATCCAAATCCGGTCAGTCATCCAGGTTTTACGTATCCTACATACAACAAAGATGTGCCTCTTAGTAAATTAGCGTGGGCACCAACTGCCGATGATCGGGATCGGATAGACTACATATATTTTCGCAGTAAATTACCTTTGGTAGTTTCTGAAATACAGATTGTGGGACCGGTGGAAACTATAAAATATGGACAAAAAGAAGAAAGAGATAGCGAGGATCATTTTTTGCTGCCCAAAGGTATTTGGCCGACAGATCATAAGGCTTTGCTTCTTTCCTTTAAATTCTGACCCCATGTTTTGTCCTAACAGCAAGAGGGAACTTTTTCCTTGTGTTGGGAGAGTTGGTCAGCACAGGAAGGTAGCCCCACAGTAAAAATTGATCCTTTATTGGGCGTGCTTTGGATGTTTACAATGCCTTTGTTTCGTTCAATGAGATCTTTACATAGAACTAAGCCTACACCCGATCCTGGCTCTTCTTCTGT
Proteins encoded in this window:
- a CDS encoding helix-turn-helix domain-containing protein — protein: MKNNIEEQKETLNQLDQNPTLLAEHPILVEFKNLIHQYPQNHWNLQFYLKKLNVSRIALHRLTVTCNEASPTMIVKEIVASEIAKKLASTEIPIKELTSRYGFSSSASLTRFIKKHTGLSPRRFRALNSLDYI
- a CDS encoding YegP family protein, with translation MGKFEVKTTKNGEFQFNLKAGNGQVILSSEGYTTKANCLNGVESVKKNAQDDNKFDRKTSTNGKHYFNLKATNGQIIGTSEMYESASGMENGIESVKKNAPDAPVEEIA
- a CDS encoding ATP-binding protein — encoded protein: MIENTFGIDILPENEHDRLNALRRYKITGTPSEASFDGIAKLATQIFNAPIALLSLVDAESVYFKANIGMGATKEMNRGKSLCSLAILDEKVTVFEDALREEILLANPNVIGDFGLQFYAGAPLTTHDGFMIGSLCIIDKHPRTFTNIDRKILEGLAQTAMDQIELRSSSIDKIDELEGLNITMATMQQRLLELNDEMELANDELYRTNSQLNKSYDLTVLLNKNLKKSERRFRSFIDKAPIAFAILTGRNLFIEVANDMMLKLWRKTETIIGKSLAQALPELQGQPYLGILDNVFTTGENYIGDTVHARLESKGILGDHYFDFTYEPLRNDEGEVESIIVIANEVTERIKRNEHLEALNNQLEIALKAGELGSYNRDIRTGKMDCSETCKLNFGLSKKDRFDYEDLMQSIVPEHREMVYRKVQEAIQNKTTYHAEYLICWPDGSLHWINASGLPKYDAEGNATHLIGVVADITKRKNYESQKDDFLGIASHELKTPVTGLKGTIQLLERFKDKTGSDIISRLIDQSAVNIKKIVTLVDDLLNMHRISEGQLHLEKTSFKASKILTSSCHNIISQGNHQVNMTGDLDADLFADEQRLEQVLVNFVNNAVKYAPESKEINIVVEQQQDHVKITVTDKGEGINPEVQPFIFDRYYRANHEGKSYSGLGLGLYISSEIIKKHNGQIGVDSTLGQGSSFWFSIPVPTVKQ
- a CDS encoding endonuclease/exonuclease/phosphatase family protein, with the translated sequence MKKLFILLLMTIFCESLFAKRTNELKILQINIWQEGTVVPKGFTAIAEEIIAKQADVVLFSEVRNYKNTDFIQRILVELRRKGAKFFGESNDEKLDVGFISKYPIKEQHALYERNSDMGGVLKSKIEVGKRHFVFYALHLDYTNYACYLPRGYDGVTWEKLESPITDVLAITTANRKSKRDEAIRDVIKDVEKEDQLQSFVIAGDFNEPSHLDWTDETKDLFDHRGAVVPWDCSVLLQRAGFMDSFRQKYPNPVSHPGFTYPTYNKDVPLSKLAWAPTADDRDRIDYIYFRSKLPLVVSEIQIVGPVETIKYGQKEERDSEDHFLLPKGIWPTDHKALLLSFKF